In the genome of Montipora foliosa isolate CH-2021 chromosome 3, ASM3666993v2, whole genome shotgun sequence, one region contains:
- the LOC137994969 gene encoding melanocortin receptor 5-like, with protein MSLIGEYPCTNVTPPTALSFTTASISIFISLIATLGNFLVLLTIIVDPNKNLRSPFTYFVANLAFADLNVGLVVAPLSAIYHVSEGLKSPLHDKIGNYLYFPYFIACTASLLSLIILATDRFVAVTYPIVYVTWLDGMKSLAISAAVWIVSVAMSLIYFTVGLNIYRFVFANTVIAVTFAVLLFTHLKVVRSFRAQVLQWDRLHDTSKENTAKKRALKWEKKMVKALVIVLGIFLGCFLPSCVCIYVINLCSKCNCVFIHCIRDAQLLLVMINSGVNPLVYACRLQNFREAFKIILSCKRSKGQLETTSDNNERATVTVTTAIKSYS; from the coding sequence ATGTCGCTCATTGGGGAATACCCATGTACCAACGTTACTCCACCGACTGCTCTGTCATTCACAACAGCTTCAATTTCCATCTTCATAAGCTTGATCGCAACTCTTGGAAATTTTCTTGTCCTTCTCACCATCATTGTAGATCCGAACAAGAATCTTCGTTCACCATTTACCTATTTTGTGGCGAACTTGGCCTTTGCTGATCTGAATGTGGGACTTGTAGTCGCTCCTCTTTCGGCAATATACCACGTCTCAGAAGGGCTAAAGAGTCCTCTTCATGACAAAATCGGGAATTACTTGTACTTTCCGTATTTCATTGCTTGTACGGCTTCTTTGTTGAGCTTAATTATACTGGCAACTGACAGGTTTGTAGCGGTTACTTATCCAATTGTTTATGTGACTTGGTTGGATGGGATGAAATCTCTTGCGATATCAGCTGCGGTGTGGATTGTTTCAGTTGCTATGTCGCTCATTTACTTTACTGTTGGCTTGAACATTTATCGATTCGTGTTCGCAAATACCGTCATTGCAGTGACATTTGCGGTTCTCCTGTTTACTCACCTCAAAGTCGTCCGTTCCTTTCGCGCTCAAGTCCTTCAATGGGACCGCTTGCATGACACTAGCAAAGAAAACACCGCCAAGAAGCGAGCTTTGAAATGGGAGAAGAAGATGGTGAAGGCGTTGGTGATAGTGTTGGGAATATTTCTGGGGTGTTTTCTACCCTCGTGTGTCTGTATCTACGTCATTAACTTGTGCAGTAAATGCAACTGTGTCTTTATTCACTGTATTCGTGATGCCCAGCTACTTCTGGTGATGATTAATTCGGGAGTTAATCCACTTGTGTATGCATGCAGGCTGCAGAATTTCCGAGAGGCTTTCAAGATAATTCTAAGTTGTAAAAGGTCTAAAGGTCAGCTTGAGACGACAAGTGACAATAACGAAAGGGCCACAGTGACAGTGACTACAGCGATAAAATCATACTCTTGA